Proteins from a genomic interval of Verrucomicrobium sp.:
- a CDS encoding NUDIX domain-containing protein, whose amino-acid sequence MPARRAARVLLLDPQDRVLLLHFAVWRGGALFRFWATPGGGVEPGESDLDAARRELREELGLEVPLTGPVHAAGSRVGPAHDELISDDVFFLGRCAPEAPVLSAPTEAERAVLQDLRWWTAEELAQTPEPVFPADLPAALRRLARP is encoded by the coding sequence ATGCCCGCCCGCCGGGCCGCGCGCGTCCTTCTCCTGGACCCGCAGGACCGCGTCCTCCTGCTTCACTTCGCCGTCTGGCGCGGGGGCGCCCTCTTCCGTTTCTGGGCCACGCCCGGCGGCGGCGTCGAGCCGGGGGAGAGCGACCTGGACGCCGCCCGCCGCGAGCTGCGGGAGGAATTGGGCCTGGAAGTCCCCCTGACCGGCCCCGTCCACGCCGCGGGCTCCCGCGTCGGCCCGGCGCACGACGAGCTCATCAGCGACGACGTCTTCTTCCTGGGCCGCTGCGCGCCGGAAGCCCCGGTCCTAAGCGCCCCCACGGAGGCGGAGCGCGCCGTCCTGCAAGACCTCCGCTGGTGGACCGCCGAGGAACTGGCCCAAACCCCGGAACCCGTCTTCCCCGCCGACCTGCCCGCCGCCCTCCGGCGGTTGGCGCGGCCTTGA
- a CDS encoding ABC transporter ATP-binding protein: MNPPAIEIDHLTKYYGARPVVRDLTLRVPRGAVYGFLGRNGMGKTTTIRTFLGFEAPTRGRTAVLGHDSRTLSPETRARIGYLPEGHHVYGWMTVAECAAFQRAAQPAWNDDVFHAVLTHFRLTPKMKAGRLSRGQRAGLCLAMTLAPEPELLVLDDPALGLDPVARRGLLQTILYVTRRADRTVFFSSHILSDVERVADRIAVLDGGVLRADCTVETFRERLRHYLLRFAGAPPATPPLPGLVESFRAGNELALTVANPDAETERALEALQPESIEPCALTLEDAFVRYVGDRGETSFFIPQS; the protein is encoded by the coding sequence ATGAATCCCCCCGCCATCGAAATCGACCACCTGACAAAATACTACGGGGCCCGCCCCGTCGTCCGCGACCTGACCCTCCGCGTCCCGCGCGGCGCCGTCTACGGCTTCCTGGGCCGGAACGGCATGGGGAAGACGACGACAATCCGCACCTTCCTCGGCTTCGAGGCGCCCACCCGGGGCCGCACCGCCGTCCTCGGCCACGATTCCCGCACCCTCTCCCCGGAAACCCGCGCCCGCATCGGCTACCTGCCGGAGGGCCACCACGTCTACGGCTGGATGACCGTGGCCGAATGCGCCGCCTTCCAGCGCGCCGCGCAGCCCGCCTGGAACGACGACGTCTTCCACGCCGTCCTCACCCACTTCCGCCTGACGCCGAAAATGAAGGCCGGGCGCCTCTCCCGCGGCCAGCGCGCCGGGCTCTGCCTGGCCATGACCCTGGCCCCGGAACCGGAGCTCCTCGTCCTGGACGATCCCGCCCTCGGCCTCGACCCGGTGGCGCGGCGCGGCCTCCTCCAGACCATCCTCTACGTCACCCGCCGGGCCGACCGAACCGTCTTCTTCTCCTCCCACATCCTCTCCGACGTCGAGCGCGTCGCCGACCGGATCGCCGTCCTCGACGGCGGTGTCCTGCGGGCGGACTGCACCGTGGAAACCTTCCGCGAGCGGCTCCGCCACTACCTCCTCCGCTTCGCCGGGGCTCCGCCCGCCACGCCCCCGCTCCCCGGCCTGGTCGAGAGCTTCCGCGCCGGAAACGAGCTGGCCCTCACCGTCGCCAATCCCGACGCCGAGACCGAACGGGCGCTGGAGGCGCTGCAACCCGAGTCGATCGAGCCGTGCGCCCTCACCCTGGAGGACGCCTTCGTCCGCTACGTCGGCGACCGCGGCGAGACGAGCTTCTTCATCCCCCAATCATGA
- a CDS encoding GntR family transcriptional regulator codes for MPLALTLSPASDAPLYRQIVLQVAQAVASGRLAVGEQLPAVRALAEAHVVNPNTVARAYQDLIREGLLESRPGVGVFVVERRPLLSEAERERRLAEAAARFAQEVALLGFSPAAARAALDKHWKRSPR; via the coding sequence ATGCCGCTGGCTCTCACCCTTTCCCCGGCCTCCGACGCGCCGCTCTACCGGCAAATCGTCCTCCAAGTGGCCCAGGCCGTCGCCTCGGGCCGCCTCGCCGTCGGGGAGCAGCTGCCCGCCGTCCGCGCCCTGGCGGAAGCCCACGTCGTCAACCCCAACACCGTCGCCCGCGCCTACCAGGACCTCATCCGCGAGGGCCTCCTGGAAAGCCGCCCGGGCGTCGGCGTCTTCGTCGTCGAGCGGCGGCCCCTCCTTTCCGAGGCGGAACGGGAACGCCGCCTCGCCGAGGCCGCCGCCCGCTTCGCGCAGGAGGTCGCCCTCCTTGGATTTTCCCCGGCCGCCGCCCGCGCCGCCCTCGACAAACACTGGAAAAGGAGCCCGCGATGA